The following proteins are co-located in the Larimichthys crocea isolate SSNF chromosome XXIV, L_crocea_2.0, whole genome shotgun sequence genome:
- the znf593 gene encoding zinc finger protein 593, with the protein MGKSKQTGNHKSDKKKHIAKTWKTKRKTKDLDQIHSDMKPETANKLLHQEVDYDVTGCAQHYCLHCARYFVDMRSMKEHFKSKVHKRRLKQLREEPYTQAEAERAAGMGSYIPPKKVEVKTQPVEENMD; encoded by the exons ATGGGCAagtccaaacaaacaggaaaccacaagaGTGACAAGAAGAAGCACATCGCAAAGACATGGAAGACAAAGCGCAAAACCAAAGACCTGGACCAGATCCACTCAGACATGAAGCCTGAGACCGCAAACAAGCTCCTACATCAGGAGGTGGACTACGATGTGACAGGATGTGCACAACACTACTGCTTACATTGCGC GAGATATTTTGTGGATATGAGATCCATGAAGGAGCACTTCAAGAGCAAAGTGCACAAAAGACG GTTgaagcagctcagagaggagcCCTACACccaggcagaggcagagagggcaGCAGGTATGGGCTCCTACATCCCTCCAAAAAAAGTTGAAGTGAAGACCCAGCCTGTGGAAGAGAACATGGACTGA